The Staphylococcus carnosus genome has a segment encoding these proteins:
- a CDS encoding TcaA second domain-containing protein: protein MRYCKNCGHEIKDGQKVCTQCGTPVDQHQHPSRASQHNNHSPRKPMSPLAWVIIALLIAIAIIAVIIFFVGKTQMSVTKKADSVASAIKNENADQLKNNVTSDGKPLTKEEAKAFLNLMNESELNNKMANQVKDKAKSMQDNHHDSGLVEYNGEKVMDIKQEGRKWLFFKDYKFDIPRYNIYVDSMSDIDELKFTRDGKTHTVGDNGKVGDFPLGYYELKATKTENGKDYKGQLQVFSSQHTKQANPNFKQIKFYVNIDNSDINESDTTLYINNEKHEMDSSEEYGPYPPDEKVEVYAVADVEGKNFTSDKEIVKISGDGDSTENVDLSFDDNAISKHIEAKDKESSKDDDDDSSSSHDEVTRDNVIDKVESFEGHLLDTDEYTFKEPEKTGGGWGFSYTDKDGDLAGSYKIDSDGYVRKYDEHGDEIDSGYGD from the coding sequence ATGCGTTACTGTAAAAATTGCGGACACGAAATTAAAGATGGTCAAAAGGTCTGTACGCAATGCGGAACGCCAGTCGATCAACATCAGCACCCTAGTCGTGCATCACAACACAACAACCATTCACCGCGTAAACCGATGTCACCTTTAGCTTGGGTCATTATCGCATTGCTGATCGCTATCGCAATCATTGCGGTTATTATATTCTTTGTCGGCAAAACACAAATGAGTGTGACTAAAAAAGCAGATTCAGTCGCTTCTGCGATTAAAAATGAGAATGCTGACCAACTGAAAAATAATGTTACTTCTGACGGCAAACCTTTAACTAAAGAAGAAGCCAAAGCCTTTTTAAATTTAATGAATGAATCTGAATTAAACAACAAAATGGCAAACCAAGTGAAAGACAAAGCTAAAAGCATGCAAGACAACCATCATGACAGCGGCTTAGTTGAATATAACGGCGAGAAAGTCATGGATATTAAACAAGAAGGCCGCAAATGGCTTTTCTTTAAGGATTATAAATTTGATATTCCAAGATACAATATTTATGTGGACAGCATGTCTGATATCGACGAACTGAAATTTACACGTGATGGTAAAACTCATACTGTCGGGGATAATGGTAAAGTTGGAGATTTCCCGCTTGGTTATTATGAACTGAAAGCAACTAAAACTGAGAATGGAAAAGATTATAAAGGACAACTCCAAGTCTTCTCTTCTCAACACACGAAACAAGCTAATCCAAACTTTAAACAAATTAAATTCTACGTGAACATCGACAACTCAGATATAAATGAATCAGATACAACGCTATACATTAATAATGAAAAACATGAAATGGATTCAAGTGAGGAATATGGACCTTATCCTCCAGATGAAAAAGTTGAAGTATATGCGGTGGCTGATGTAGAAGGTAAAAACTTTACTTCTGATAAAGAAATTGTCAAAATCTCTGGAGATGGCGATTCTACAGAAAATGTAGACTTATCATTCGATGATAATGCTATTTCAAAACATATCGAAGCTAAAGACAAAGAAAGCAGCAAAGATGACGACGATGACAGTAGTTCAAGTCATGACGAAGTAACTCGCGACAATGTTATCGACAAAGTTGAATCATTCGAAGGTCACCTTTTAGATACAGATGAATATACTTTCAAAGAACCAGAAAAAACAGGCGGTGGATGGGGCTTCTCATACACTGACAAAGACGGCGATTTAGCCGGATCTTATAAAATCGATAGCGATGGATATGTCAGAAAATACGACGAACATGGCGATGAAATCGATTCTGGTTACGGAGATTAA
- a CDS encoding zinc ribbon domain-containing protein produces MHCPNCGAPVGPDDRFCGECGTDLTKSKPVAAAKKQDQPDPSRTNATSTSHAETQSETQHHSQSLKHPNIETHTNHTQQEQHTNYNHTGQPATSNQQPTFNSEKFNQHANDIKHEGSTFFSKLFKTHDSVVAEDKPFSLKFIGILSAVFLIITLLVIMILVPKEVSYLGVSKGDVVSNFFFSLVLFIVLGYGILALTARLTIKDSISFVKLLSDFVFVNTFSFILFILGILLLRMEIISIGSFLTLLGIISFYSAAIYIITKYSSFHAIRIPVFFGILLYIALQLIVLMIYGEMARNSLMESFKNIMDDLSPFGGGY; encoded by the coding sequence ATGCATTGTCCTAATTGCGGTGCGCCTGTAGGTCCGGACGACCGCTTCTGCGGCGAATGTGGAACTGACCTGACAAAGTCAAAACCAGTAGCTGCTGCTAAAAAACAAGACCAACCTGACCCTTCCCGCACAAACGCCACATCAACATCACACGCTGAAACGCAATCTGAAACACAACATCACAGCCAATCACTTAAACATCCCAACATTGAAACACACACCAACCATACACAACAAGAACAACATACAAATTACAACCACACAGGACAACCCGCAACTTCAAACCAACAACCTACATTCAACTCAGAAAAATTCAACCAGCACGCAAATGACATCAAACACGAAGGCTCTACTTTCTTCAGCAAACTCTTTAAAACGCACGACAGTGTCGTAGCTGAAGATAAACCATTCAGTCTTAAATTTATCGGCATATTATCAGCCGTTTTCTTAATCATTACATTACTAGTAATTATGATTTTAGTACCTAAAGAAGTATCTTACCTCGGTGTCTCTAAAGGCGATGTCGTTTCTAATTTCTTCTTCAGTCTTGTACTCTTTATCGTACTTGGCTATGGTATTTTGGCACTCACTGCACGCTTAACAATTAAAGATTCAATCAGCTTTGTAAAATTATTATCTGATTTCGTCTTTGTTAATACATTCTCATTCATATTGTTTATTCTAGGTATTTTACTTTTGAGAATGGAAATTATCTCAATCGGTTCATTCCTAACATTATTAGGTATTATCAGCTTCTATTCAGCAGCAATTTATATCATTACAAAATACTCAAGCTTCCACGCTATTCGTATTCCAGTATTTTTCGGTATCTTGCTTTACATAGCATTACAGCTGATTGTTTTAATGATTTATGGTGAAATGGCACGTAATTCCTTAATGGAAAGCTTTAAAAACATTATGGATGACTTATCACCGTTTGGCGGTGGTTATTAA
- a CDS encoding zinc-ribbon domain-containing protein, with protein MKFCTHCGKPLEPDEKFCSKCGTKVPESQRERPSRSDMNRGGAVPQQRPSSNHKKPAWLFVVIGLVIALLISGIGYAAYNAYNNKNADKGHNHHSTTSDQKQSTTNKEDELPETKPVTINVNTDSFSENYMNADNSSGYDGFYIGDTKDSIEHSYGKPEGTMDINGNEAHQYGNIAVSYDNNNQVDHVFVTPHDMSTSEFTDFHNTPNEKRGDTWYYDKNKDNGYTIKVYTDGSEVKAIENIDQI; from the coding sequence GTGAAGTTCTGTACGCACTGTGGAAAGCCTTTGGAGCCGGATGAGAAGTTTTGTTCCAAATGCGGGACAAAAGTACCAGAGAGTCAAAGAGAGAGACCGTCACGTTCAGATATGAACAGAGGAGGTGCGGTTCCACAACAAAGACCATCTTCTAATCATAAGAAGCCTGCGTGGTTGTTTGTTGTGATTGGACTGGTGATTGCTTTATTGATTTCTGGAATAGGTTATGCCGCTTATAATGCTTACAATAATAAAAATGCTGATAAAGGTCATAATCACCATTCAACAACATCTGACCAAAAACAAAGTACTACGAATAAAGAAGATGAATTGCCAGAAACAAAACCTGTCACTATTAACGTCAATACTGATAGTTTTAGTGAAAATTATATGAATGCAGATAATAGCAGTGGCTATGATGGTTTTTATATTGGTGATACGAAAGACAGTATTGAACATAGTTATGGTAAACCAGAAGGTACCATGGATATTAATGGGAATGAAGCACATCAATACGGCAATATTGCGGTAAGTTATGATAATAATAACCAAGTCGATCATGTTTTTGTGACACCGCATGATATGAGTACAAGTGAGTTTACAGACTTCCATAATACACCTAACGAAAAACGCGGAGATACTTGGTACTATGATAAAAATAAAGATAATGGTTATACGATTAAAGTCTATACAGATGGCAGTGAAGTAAAAGCGATAGAGAATATAGACCAGATATAA
- a CDS encoding ATP-dependent nuclease — MYISNMKLTNFRSFNGNNELQFNDGLNFFVGNNNCGKTTVFKAVEFIQNGKDKSEFITIGKENEEIAVEITLSGDDIEGIVNNNELKKYKNYIYEKNETLNITIKRSSKNDSIVQNGRKKDLDIKNIRTWNNEENQFENPTGIDKTINALFDAQFVYSDIKNEEYRDFGKTKVMGKLINSITKDFQHSKVYKDLIKAHEKAFGDEGLKSSLHDTEKELQKILGEQYGEAEVEFKFELPDMNNFLKHGTINLTENNITTEVSEKGTGMQRALAMSLIQVYSNIVNKENAKQLLFFIDEPETFLHPKAQAKIINAFRKISRETQVFITTHSPYLLKQFDNDIDDIKIFKSESDRKVICSQNINSFPFSPTWGEINYLAFDIVNVEFFNELYGYL, encoded by the coding sequence ATGTATATTTCAAATATGAAATTAACTAATTTTCGTAGCTTCAACGGAAATAACGAATTACAATTTAATGATGGATTAAACTTTTTTGTTGGAAATAATAACTGTGGAAAAACTACAGTTTTTAAAGCTGTAGAATTTATACAGAATGGGAAAGATAAGTCGGAATTTATTACTATTGGAAAAGAAAACGAAGAGATAGCTGTAGAAATCACATTAAGCGGTGATGATATAGAAGGCATTGTAAATAATAATGAATTGAAAAAATATAAAAATTATATATATGAAAAAAACGAAACTCTCAATATTACAATTAAGAGAAGTTCGAAAAATGATTCAATAGTCCAAAACGGTAGAAAAAAGGATTTAGATATTAAAAATATTCGGACTTGGAATAATGAAGAAAATCAATTTGAGAATCCCACTGGTATCGACAAAACGATAAATGCCCTGTTTGATGCTCAGTTTGTGTACTCGGATATAAAAAATGAAGAGTACCGAGATTTTGGAAAAACAAAAGTAATGGGAAAATTAATTAATAGTATAACTAAAGATTTTCAGCATTCGAAAGTTTATAAAGATTTAATTAAAGCTCATGAAAAAGCCTTTGGCGATGAAGGTTTGAAAAGCTCGCTACATGATACAGAAAAAGAGTTGCAAAAAATACTTGGTGAGCAATATGGTGAAGCAGAAGTTGAATTTAAATTCGAATTACCAGATATGAATAATTTTTTAAAACATGGCACAATAAATTTAACTGAAAATAACATCACTACAGAAGTTAGTGAAAAAGGAACAGGAATGCAAAGAGCTTTAGCTATGAGCTTAATACAAGTATATTCTAATATAGTAAACAAAGAGAATGCTAAGCAACTTTTATTTTTTATAGACGAACCCGAAACTTTTTTGCACCCGAAAGCACAAGCTAAAATAATCAATGCTTTTAGAAAAATTTCTCGTGAAACACAGGTGTTTATAACTACTCATTCTCCCTATTTATTGAAACAGTTTGATAATGATATAGACGATATTAAAATATTCAAAAGTGAAAGCGATAGAAAAGTAATTTGTAGTCAAAATATTAATTCGTTTCCATTTAGTCCTACATGGGGAGAAATAAATTACTTAGCTTTTGATATAGTGAATGTCGAATTTTTTAATGAATTATATGGTTATCTGTAA
- a CDS encoding AAA family ATPase: MNRVKADTKKEYSLYLSKNEYLLYKHDADLEFEADNVLRKDRKANNVENEVKAELKTKGINRIYFGAPGTGKSFNLKTFIQNNGIENYSDEINHPNVYRTTLHPEFSYSDFIGQVMPSVKNSGKDTSEITYDFVPNIFTEALKSAIQKPEEPVFLILEEMSRANVAAVFGDLFQLLDRDNLGKSEYQINNALIAEYIYKDKNKKIFIPSNLFLLGTVNTSDQNVFVMDTAFKRRFEHVYVSTKIKEEDENLNDFNFSLFQNNGEKISMRWVDLIRTLNHFIVAPMEKNGLELSEDKQLGQFFIKFNNKYENSEEALLKNYEQITGKLIHYLWTDVNKASFSEVSLFNSEIDSFSTLYEWAINKRNFFSTTFMSLYNSFINNEV; the protein is encoded by the coding sequence TTGAATAGAGTTAAAGCTGATACTAAAAAAGAATACTCACTTTATTTATCTAAAAATGAATATTTATTATATAAGCATGATGCAGATTTAGAATTTGAAGCTGATAATGTTTTGAGAAAAGATAGGAAAGCAAACAATGTGGAGAATGAAGTTAAAGCGGAATTAAAAACAAAGGGAATTAATCGTATTTATTTTGGTGCTCCAGGTACTGGGAAATCTTTTAATTTGAAAACATTTATTCAAAATAATGGAATAGAGAATTATTCTGATGAAATAAATCATCCTAATGTTTACCGAACAACCTTGCATCCAGAGTTCAGCTATTCGGATTTCATAGGACAAGTAATGCCTTCTGTTAAAAATAGCGGTAAAGATACTTCTGAAATAACTTATGATTTCGTACCAAATATATTTACAGAAGCATTAAAATCGGCAATTCAAAAACCCGAAGAGCCTGTTTTCTTAATTTTAGAAGAAATGAGCAGGGCTAATGTAGCTGCAGTTTTTGGAGATTTATTCCAATTATTGGATCGAGATAATTTAGGGAAAAGCGAGTACCAAATTAATAACGCATTGATAGCTGAATATATTTATAAGGATAAAAATAAGAAAATTTTTATTCCGAGTAATTTATTTTTGTTAGGTACAGTCAATACAAGCGATCAAAATGTTTTTGTTATGGATACAGCCTTTAAAAGAAGATTTGAACACGTATATGTTTCAACAAAAATAAAAGAAGAAGACGAGAATTTGAATGATTTCAACTTTTCATTATTTCAAAATAATGGCGAGAAAATTTCAATGAGATGGGTTGATTTAATTAGAACTTTGAATCATTTTATAGTTGCTCCTATGGAAAAAAATGGTTTGGAATTATCGGAAGATAAACAATTAGGCCAATTTTTTATAAAATTTAATAATAAATATGAGAATTCTGAAGAAGCTCTTCTAAAAAATTATGAGCAAATAACAGGGAAGTTAATACATTATTTATGGACAGATGTCAATAAAGCATCATTTTCAGAAGTCAGCTTGTTTAACTCAGAAATTGATAGTTTTAGTACGTTATATGAGTGGGCAATAAACAAAAGAAATTTCTTTTCTACAACTTTCATGTCCTTATACAATAGCTTTATTAATAACGAGGTATAG
- a CDS encoding LlaJI family restriction endonuclease, translating to MQEKINFIQEGREIPTEVFSEFENAFENEDYYFSKGTIKSNFTGIIIENGKVLACFPKHFFGKEELNREYIEKIKGKYYIRLLLKVIIKSATKKSERSLGIAKDVFSSFPFKSFYRIYEYYKKFGLFSETIDNFKYGYSGKINWKKTIENSPLIVNEKSVMYLPMVIQKKENKDVFITKCMAFAIDSTIDLMKYIIKFDKTGIDYSNIDFSKKDIILKKLHKYSREVFKDKDKMLIKNLIIFFKNIDGGSQNLYIKANTFSLIWEEMVENYLNNYFIGMDSKGQYLKFSDTRLTPKLNFENRLFIPDASSENIYSLELDHYLNEDENVYIFDSKYYNEISKLDYKQVSYYYLTRGFDSHLGKNIYNALITPQSVNGRGSFKIHFRLKNEFNNENRDFVITEQYLNMKKVMKEYISS from the coding sequence ATGCAAGAAAAAATAAATTTTATTCAGGAAGGTAGAGAAATACCGACAGAAGTTTTTTCTGAGTTTGAGAATGCTTTTGAAAATGAAGATTATTATTTTTCAAAAGGAACAATTAAGTCTAATTTCACTGGTATTATAATTGAAAATGGGAAAGTTTTAGCTTGCTTTCCCAAACATTTTTTTGGAAAAGAAGAATTGAATAGAGAATATATAGAAAAAATCAAAGGAAAATATTATATTAGACTGCTGTTAAAAGTTATAATAAAGTCTGCCACCAAAAAATCTGAAAGAAGTTTAGGTATTGCAAAAGATGTATTTTCGTCTTTTCCATTTAAATCTTTTTATAGAATATACGAATACTATAAAAAATTCGGGCTTTTTTCAGAAACAATCGATAATTTTAAATATGGTTATAGCGGCAAAATTAATTGGAAGAAAACAATTGAAAATTCTCCTCTAATAGTTAATGAAAAAAGTGTAATGTATCTTCCTATGGTTATTCAAAAAAAAGAAAATAAAGATGTATTTATAACAAAATGTATGGCTTTTGCTATAGACTCAACTATAGATTTGATGAAATATATAATTAAATTTGATAAGACTGGAATTGATTATTCAAATATTGATTTTTCAAAAAAAGATATAATTTTGAAAAAGCTTCATAAATATTCTAGAGAAGTATTCAAAGATAAAGATAAGATGTTAATTAAGAACTTAATAATTTTTTTTAAAAATATTGATGGTGGAAGTCAAAATCTATATATTAAGGCAAATACATTTAGTTTGATTTGGGAAGAAATGGTAGAAAATTATTTGAACAATTATTTTATAGGTATGGACTCAAAAGGACAATATTTGAAGTTTTCTGATACTCGTTTGACACCTAAATTGAATTTTGAAAACAGGTTATTTATACCTGATGCAAGTTCAGAGAATATTTATTCATTAGAACTTGACCATTATTTAAATGAAGATGAAAATGTATATATATTCGATTCTAAATATTATAATGAAATTAGCAAATTAGATTATAAGCAAGTTTCTTATTACTATTTGACTAGAGGATTTGATTCTCATTTAGGAAAAAATATTTATAATGCATTAATAACTCCTCAAAGTGTAAATGGTAGAGGAAGTTTTAAAATTCATTTTAGATTG